The Polypterus senegalus isolate Bchr_013 chromosome 9, ASM1683550v1, whole genome shotgun sequence genome includes a window with the following:
- the LOC120535402 gene encoding putative nuclease HARBI1 yields the protein MADLVLLEDLQQSLLRRDRVFRDRTDLIAESDEWLISHFRLPRAILLDLCQQFSQLLERLTKRTSAVPVHTQVLSTIGFLATGTFQREIGDRSGISQPTVSRIMPHVLHEIISITSQYITFPNTAAERTKIMTDFYNIAGFLSVIGAVDCTHDDLKAPTVDEFAFVNRKGYHSINMQNSIVELRLQQSAAGEGWLIGDLGYALKSWLMTPVANPVSQKELNYNRAHERTRSTVERAIGLLKARWLCLSGRGGIFQYKPDKVKGEGFSGTQGTENLLFRNSRWLLHHDIKDEAHVV from the exons ATGGCAGACCTTGTGCTTCTTGAAGATTTGCAACAATCACTTTTGCGCAGAGATCGCGTTTTCAGGGACCGCACAGACTTAATCGCTGAGAGTGATGAGTGGCTCATTAGTCATTTTCGTTTGCCAAGGGCAATTTTGCTTGATTTGTGTCAGCAGTTCTCGCAACTTTTGGAGAGGCTGACAAAGCGCACAAGTGCAGTCCCTGTGCACACTCAGGTTCTTTCTACTATTGGCTTTTTAGCCACAGGCACATTTCAAAGAGAAATTGGTGACAGGTCTGGTATTTCTCAACCCACCGTGAGCCGAATTATGCCACATGTTTTACATGAAATTATATCAATTACATCACAGTACATTACGTTTCCAAATACCGCAGCGGAAAGGACAAAAATTATGACCGATTTCTATAACATCGCAGGATTTCTAAGTGTAATAGGGGCAGTTGACTGCACACATGATGACTTGAAAGCTCCAACTGTTGATGAATTTGCatttgtaaatagaaaaggcTATCACTCCATTAACATGCAG aACAGCATCGTGGAACTTCGTCTTCAGCAAAGCGCTGCTGGAGAAGGCTGGCTTATTG GGGATCTAGGATATGCCCTTAAATCCTGGCTGATGACCCCAGTGGCAAACCCTGTATCTCAAAAGGAGCTGAATTACAACCGTGCACATGAGCGCACAAGAAGCACAGTTGAACGTGCAATAGGCTTGCTGAAGGCTCGATGGCTGTGTCTGTCAGGCAGAGGAGGCATATTTCAATACAAACCCGATAag gtaaagggggaagggttTTCTGGCACACAAGGTACAGAGAATCTTCTATTCAG GAACTCAAGATGGCTGCTACATCATGACATCAAGGATGAAGCTCATGTAGTATGA